The proteins below are encoded in one region of Reichenbachiella sp. 5M10:
- a CDS encoding thiazole synthase, whose product MENFKIADKEFSSRLFTGTGKFKNNQLMKEALEASESELATVALKRVDVGDADDQILTHLNHQRINLLPNTSGVRTAKEAVFAAQLAREALETNWIKLEIHPDPKYLMPDPIETLKATEELAKLGFIVLPYIHADPVLCKRLEQVGTAAVMPLGSPIGSNKGLKTIDFLEIIIDQANVPVIVDAGIGAPSDAAKAMEIGADACLVNTAIAVSDHPIQMAIAFKMAIQAGRMAYEAKLASPVTHATASSPLTAFLDEL is encoded by the coding sequence ATGGAGAATTTTAAAATAGCAGACAAAGAATTCAGTTCACGGTTGTTCACTGGGACGGGAAAATTCAAAAACAATCAGCTGATGAAGGAAGCCTTGGAAGCATCCGAATCAGAACTAGCGACCGTTGCACTCAAACGTGTCGATGTAGGAGATGCTGACGATCAAATCCTCACACATCTCAACCATCAACGAATCAATCTACTCCCAAATACATCAGGTGTACGTACAGCCAAGGAAGCGGTATTTGCCGCACAACTTGCCAGAGAAGCACTAGAAACGAACTGGATCAAGCTTGAGATACACCCAGATCCAAAATACCTGATGCCGGACCCTATCGAAACCCTCAAAGCCACCGAAGAATTGGCCAAATTGGGATTCATTGTATTGCCCTATATTCATGCAGACCCAGTATTGTGCAAGCGACTAGAGCAAGTAGGTACGGCAGCCGTCATGCCGTTGGGCTCGCCGATAGGCAGTAACAAAGGCCTCAAAACAATCGATTTCTTAGAAATCATCATCGATCAAGCCAACGTACCTGTCATCGTAGATGCAGGTATAGGTGCGCCATCAGATGCAGCTAAGGCCATGGAAATCGGAGCAGATGCATGCTTAGTCAACACAGCCATCGCTGTATCTGACCACCCCATACAAATGGCTATTGCCTTCAAAATGGCCATCCAAGCAGGCCGTATGGCCTATGAGGCCAAATTAGCTTCCCCTGTAACGCATGCCACAGCAAGTAGCCCACTAACCGCTTTTTTGGATGAGCTTTAA
- the thiH gene encoding 2-iminoacetate synthase ThiH → MSFKEVFDRYSWDEVKASIYNKTASDVIHALTKRERNLEDFKALISPAAMPFLEDMAKMSHALTLQRFGNTMQLYTPMYLSNECQNICTYCGFSLDNKIRRKTLSEAEIEKEVAAIKKLGFQHILLVTGEANQTVGVDYIERAIRQVRPHFANLSMEVQPLDQEDYERLIPQGLHSVLVYQETYHKEDYKKHHPKGKKSNFDYRLDTPDRLGRAGVHKMGLGALIGLEDWRVDSFFVALHLNYLEKQYWQTKYSISFPRLRPFSGGLEPKVEMVDRELVQLICAYRIFNQEIELSLSTREMERFRDHAIKLGITTMSAGSKTNPGGYAVEPQSLEQFEISDERSPAAIQEMLEKNGYEPVWKDWDIALENV, encoded by the coding sequence ATGAGCTTTAAAGAAGTATTTGACCGATACAGTTGGGATGAAGTCAAAGCATCCATTTATAACAAGACAGCATCAGATGTCATCCATGCACTCACCAAACGTGAACGAAATCTAGAAGACTTCAAAGCACTGATCTCCCCTGCCGCCATGCCTTTTTTAGAAGATATGGCCAAGATGAGTCATGCCCTGACTCTACAGCGATTTGGCAATACCATGCAGCTATACACCCCGATGTATCTCTCCAACGAATGTCAAAACATTTGCACTTACTGCGGCTTCAGCTTAGACAATAAGATCCGTCGAAAGACACTCAGTGAAGCAGAAATTGAGAAGGAAGTAGCTGCCATCAAAAAGCTTGGCTTTCAACACATCTTGTTGGTGACCGGGGAAGCCAATCAGACCGTAGGTGTAGACTACATCGAGCGAGCCATTCGTCAAGTGAGGCCTCATTTTGCTAACTTAAGCATGGAAGTACAGCCTCTAGATCAAGAAGATTATGAACGTCTAATCCCGCAAGGCTTACATTCAGTCTTGGTATACCAAGAGACTTACCACAAAGAGGATTATAAAAAGCATCACCCTAAAGGCAAAAAATCGAATTTCGACTATAGATTAGATACTCCCGATCGTCTCGGCAGAGCGGGTGTTCACAAGATGGGATTGGGTGCACTGATAGGCTTAGAGGACTGGCGCGTTGACAGCTTTTTTGTAGCACTCCATCTCAATTATCTTGAAAAGCAATACTGGCAAACCAAATACAGTATTTCATTTCCTAGGTTGAGGCCATTTTCAGGAGGCTTAGAACCCAAAGTAGAAATGGTGGACCGAGAATTGGTTCAACTCATCTGCGCCTATCGCATCTTCAACCAAGAAATAGAACTTTCCCTGTCTACCCGTGAAATGGAACGGTTCAGAGACCATGCCATCAAACTGGGGATCACCACCATGAGTGCGGGATCAAAAACCAACCCTGGAGGATATGCTGTAGAACCACAATCTCTCGAACAATTTGAGATCTCCGACGAGAGAAGCCCTGCGGCAATCCAAGAGATGCTCGAAAAGAATGGATACGAACCAGTTTGGAAAGATTGGGACATTGCACTTGAAAACGTTTGA
- the thiC gene encoding phosphomethylpyrimidine synthase ThiC — MAKEDQIPREEKITRDPFPASKKIYVKGEIHDINVAMREITLNDTVLKFNPSAPKEKNPAVTVYDTSGPYTDPNIDIDVRKGIPKLREQWILDRGDVEQLDSISSKYGQERMDDQSLDDLRFEYIAKPLKAKKGKNVSQLHYAKKGIITPEMEYIAIRENQRIDEWNHLNVQHPGESFGANTPKGKITPEFVRDEIAAGRAIIPNNINHPESEPMIIGRNFLVKINANIGNSAVSSSIEEEVEKAVWACHWGADTIMDLSTGKNIHETREWILRNSPVPIGTVPIYQALEKVNGKAEDLTWEIFRDTLIEQAEQGVDYFTIHAGVLLRYIPLTAKRVTGIVSRGGSIMAKWCLAHHKESFLYTHFEEICEIMKAYDVAFSLGDGLRPGSLADANDEAQFGELETLGELTKIAWKHDIQVMIEGPGHVPMHMIKENMEKQLEACDEAPFYTLGPLTTDIAPGYDHITSGIGAAMIGWYGCAMLCYVTPKEHLGLPNKKDVKDGVITYKIAAHAADLAKGHPGAQYRDNALSKARFEFRWEDQFNLSLDPDTAREFHDETLPAEGAKVAHFCSMCGPNFCSMKITQDVREFAAANEMTEEDALSKGMKEKAKEFAEKGNEIYLEQ; from the coding sequence ATGGCGAAAGAAGACCAAATCCCAAGAGAAGAAAAGATCACTAGAGACCCCTTCCCTGCTTCCAAAAAAATATACGTCAAAGGAGAAATCCATGACATCAATGTGGCCATGCGTGAAATCACGCTCAACGACACAGTGCTGAAGTTCAACCCCTCGGCTCCTAAAGAGAAGAATCCAGCAGTCACTGTATATGATACGAGTGGTCCATACACCGATCCAAACATCGATATTGATGTACGAAAGGGTATACCTAAACTCAGAGAGCAGTGGATCTTGGACAGAGGAGATGTAGAACAACTCGACAGTATTTCTTCGAAATACGGACAAGAACGCATGGACGATCAGAGTTTGGATGATTTGAGATTTGAGTATATCGCCAAGCCTCTCAAAGCAAAAAAGGGCAAAAATGTTTCTCAGCTGCATTACGCAAAAAAGGGCATCATCACCCCTGAGATGGAGTACATAGCCATCCGTGAAAACCAAAGAATAGACGAATGGAACCACCTCAATGTCCAACACCCTGGAGAAAGTTTTGGTGCCAATACGCCCAAAGGCAAAATCACTCCTGAGTTTGTCAGAGACGAAATCGCCGCTGGACGCGCTATCATACCCAACAACATCAACCACCCCGAATCAGAGCCAATGATCATCGGTCGCAACTTCCTAGTGAAGATCAACGCCAACATAGGAAACTCTGCTGTATCTTCCTCCATTGAAGAAGAAGTAGAAAAAGCGGTGTGGGCATGTCACTGGGGTGCTGACACCATCATGGACCTCTCTACCGGAAAAAACATTCACGAAACCAGAGAATGGATCTTGAGAAATTCCCCTGTACCGATCGGTACAGTGCCGATTTACCAGGCTTTGGAAAAAGTAAACGGAAAAGCCGAAGACCTCACTTGGGAGATTTTTAGGGACACCTTGATCGAGCAAGCAGAGCAAGGTGTTGATTATTTCACGATTCATGCAGGTGTACTGCTCCGCTACATCCCGCTGACGGCCAAGCGAGTCACAGGTATCGTATCACGTGGCGGATCTATCATGGCCAAATGGTGTCTCGCCCACCACAAGGAAAGTTTCCTCTACACACATTTCGAAGAAATCTGCGAAATCATGAAGGCCTACGATGTAGCGTTCTCGCTTGGAGATGGGTTGAGACCAGGTTCATTGGCTGATGCCAACGATGAGGCCCAATTTGGCGAACTAGAGACTCTGGGGGAATTGACAAAAATTGCGTGGAAGCATGACATACAAGTGATGATCGAAGGCCCTGGTCACGTACCAATGCACATGATCAAAGAAAATATGGAGAAACAACTCGAGGCATGTGACGAGGCTCCTTTTTACACTCTCGGGCCCTTGACAACTGATATCGCGCCTGGTTATGATCATATAACTTCGGGGATAGGAGCTGCGATGATTGGCTGGTACGGATGTGCCATGCTTTGCTATGTGACCCCCAAGGAGCATTTGGGACTTCCCAACAAGAAAGATGTAAAGGACGGTGTGATCACCTACAAAATCGCAGCACATGCTGCAGATTTGGCCAAAGGGCACCCAGGAGCACAATACAGAGACAATGCCTTGTCTAAGGCACGTTTCGAATTTAGATGGGAAGATCAGTTTAATCTATCTCTCGATCCTGATACCGCACGTGAGTTTCATGATGAGACTCTACCTGCAGAAGGAGCCAAGGTCGCTCACTTTTGCTCAATGTGTGGGCCCAATTTCTGCTCAATGAAAATCACGCAGGATGTAAGAGAGTTTGCCGCTGCGAATGAGATGACCGAAGAGGATGCTCTCAGCAAAGGCATGAAAGAAAAGGCGAAGGAATTCGCAGAGAAGGGTAACGAAATATACCTAGAACAATAA
- a CDS encoding response regulator transcription factor has protein sequence MSKTQSVSITDTNYLSRQGLQAIVASHPELSLTQTFSETPQVVTGALRELDIWIINLCDNTEQHLALATKVIKTSKVLIIADPKQEKEIKHLWGKGIQSIVTDRCSQEEISLALGHLSSNKKFYCNTILEVVHKEGSPTKAYDLSKRELQVIELIVKGHSSKDISKLLYLSPHTVNSHRKNILKKLDLKSPAELIIFALDKRLAKIDD, from the coding sequence GTGTCCAAAACACAGTCCGTATCAATCACTGACACCAACTACTTGAGCAGGCAAGGATTGCAAGCGATCGTGGCTTCACATCCCGAACTGAGTTTAACCCAAACTTTTTCGGAGACTCCACAAGTAGTGACTGGTGCATTGCGCGAGCTAGATATCTGGATCATCAACCTCTGTGACAATACGGAACAGCATTTGGCTCTCGCCACCAAAGTCATCAAAACCAGCAAAGTCCTGATCATTGCTGACCCCAAACAAGAAAAGGAAATCAAACACCTCTGGGGCAAAGGCATCCAAAGTATAGTAACCGACCGCTGTAGCCAAGAGGAAATCTCCTTGGCACTTGGACACCTCTCCTCAAACAAGAAATTCTACTGCAATACCATCTTAGAGGTCGTACACAAAGAGGGCAGTCCTACCAAAGCGTATGACCTCTCCAAGCGTGAACTGCAAGTCATTGAACTTATCGTCAAAGGCCATAGTTCCAAAGACATCTCCAAACTTTTATACCTAAGTCCTCACACTGTCAACTCACACCGCAAAAACATCCTCAAGAAGTTGGATCTTAAATCACCTGCCGAGTTGATCATTTTTGCGCTAGACAAGAGATTGGCAAAAATCGACGACTAA
- a CDS encoding hydroxymethylpyrimidine/phosphomethylpyrimidine kinase: MSTNKENLALSIAGFDPCGGAGILADIQTMHQLKVQGMAVVTALTYQNEDDLWGIEWKDFEPIKSQIDALLADYKFSVVKIGIINGLDLLNKLLQYLEKRIPEAKIIWDPVLKSSSGFDFVKKVESDEFQDILKRVHLITPNRWEFDKITNALGSEIWPTNVLKKGGHSDTNDTSDILILTDGTEIVIEGKRIEGKDKHGTGCVLSSAIAAGINKGQSLQEACASAKQYTEKYLQSGTAKLGRHFEIDA, translated from the coding sequence ATGTCTACCAACAAAGAAAATCTAGCACTAAGTATCGCAGGGTTTGACCCATGCGGCGGTGCAGGCATCCTTGCCGACATACAGACCATGCATCAACTCAAAGTCCAAGGCATGGCAGTAGTCACTGCCCTCACCTATCAAAACGAAGATGACCTCTGGGGAATCGAATGGAAGGATTTTGAGCCCATCAAATCCCAAATTGATGCCTTGCTAGCAGACTACAAATTCAGTGTAGTCAAAATCGGCATCATCAACGGCCTAGACCTACTCAACAAACTATTGCAGTATCTCGAAAAGAGAATCCCTGAAGCCAAAATCATTTGGGACCCTGTATTGAAGTCCTCATCTGGTTTTGATTTTGTCAAAAAAGTAGAATCTGACGAGTTTCAAGACATCTTGAAACGTGTACACCTGATCACCCCAAACCGCTGGGAGTTTGACAAAATCACCAATGCTCTAGGCTCTGAAATCTGGCCCACAAATGTCCTCAAAAAAGGAGGCCACAGCGACACCAATGACACAAGCGACATCCTCATATTGACGGATGGCACTGAGATTGTCATTGAAGGCAAACGAATAGAAGGCAAAGATAAGCATGGTACGGGCTGCGTTCTTTCTTCGGCAATCGCTGCTGGCATCAACAAAGGCCAATCATTGCAAGAAGCTTGCGCTTCGGCCAAACAATACACAGAAAAGTACTTACAAAGTGGTACTGCCAAATTAGGAAGACATTTTGAAATTGACGCATGA
- a CDS encoding thiamine phosphate synthase has protein sequence MNIVIITPETLVDHEIATCNELLHRDVRLHVRKPTWSFDEVKKYIEQIDSKHYQKISLHQAHPLVDEMNLGGIHQKSQDDGPINPSKVYSKSFHSLRDISRTRADLNYGFLSPIYDSISKQNYLSHFDLDKLQSELRRIKSFPLYALGGVMIDHHTELEDIGFDGMVLLGSFWKHHDIESRLHYLNK, from the coding sequence TTGAATATCGTCATCATCACACCGGAGACGCTGGTGGATCATGAGATTGCCACCTGCAACGAACTTCTCCATAGGGACGTTCGGTTACATGTACGCAAACCCACATGGTCATTTGATGAAGTCAAGAAATACATAGAACAGATTGATTCTAAGCACTACCAAAAGATCAGCTTGCATCAAGCTCATCCATTGGTGGATGAAATGAACCTTGGAGGGATACATCAAAAATCGCAAGACGATGGCCCAATCAACCCCTCCAAGGTCTATTCTAAATCTTTTCATTCGCTGAGAGACATCAGCCGTACACGTGCGGATCTCAACTATGGATTTCTAAGCCCGATATACGACAGCATCAGCAAACAAAACTACCTGTCTCATTTTGATTTGGATAAACTCCAAAGCGAACTGAGACGAATCAAATCGTTTCCTTTGTACGCTCTCGGTGGAGTCATGATCGATCACCATACTGAGCTCGAAGACATTGGATTTGACGGCATGGTTTTGTTAGGATCCTTTTGGAAACATCATGACATTGAAAGTCGCTTACATTACTTAAACAAATAA
- a CDS encoding S1 RNA-binding domain-containing protein, with the protein MEIGEYNQLKVNRFTDNGAYLIDESAEEVLLPNKYVAEGLAIGDTIEVFVYTDSQDRNVATTLQPHAKRNEFACMRVKDVNQYGAFLDWGLEKDLFLPFSEQEKKLKPGQWVTVYTYLDSITKRVAASARIHLFVERDLSQLSEGQEVNLIIGETSINGIQTIIDQKYRGLIYENETFEELLKGSHKTGFIKQIRPDGKIDVTLRKAGIENLEEGAERIMKYLSSNNGQLSLHDKSSPEEIQSILSMSKKNFKRSVGILYKKKLILLGEEEITLA; encoded by the coding sequence ATGGAAATAGGCGAATACAATCAGCTCAAAGTAAATCGATTTACTGACAACGGTGCATACCTCATCGACGAGTCTGCAGAAGAGGTCCTCCTGCCCAACAAGTATGTAGCAGAAGGTCTTGCCATAGGTGACACCATCGAAGTATTCGTCTACACTGATTCGCAGGATCGCAATGTCGCCACGACACTCCAACCACACGCCAAGCGAAACGAGTTTGCATGCATGCGCGTCAAAGACGTCAACCAGTACGGGGCATTTTTGGATTGGGGTCTGGAAAAAGACCTCTTTTTACCTTTTAGCGAACAAGAAAAAAAACTAAAACCTGGACAATGGGTGACAGTGTACACCTATCTCGACTCCATCACCAAGCGTGTCGCAGCAAGTGCACGCATACATTTGTTTGTCGAGCGAGACCTCTCTCAACTCAGCGAAGGACAAGAAGTAAACCTTATCATTGGAGAGACCTCGATCAACGGCATCCAAACGATCATCGATCAGAAGTACCGTGGATTGATCTATGAAAACGAAACCTTCGAAGAGTTACTCAAAGGATCACACAAAACGGGATTCATCAAGCAAATACGACCCGATGGCAAGATAGATGTGACCTTAAGAAAAGCGGGGATAGAAAACCTCGAAGAAGGAGCCGAAAGGATCATGAAATATCTATCATCAAACAATGGACAACTTTCGTTGCACGACAAAAGTAGCCCCGAAGAAATACAAAGTATCTTGTCCATGAGCAAAAAGAATTTCAAGCGATCGGTTGGTATCCTGTACAAAAAGAAGCTCATCTTATTGGGCGAGGAGGAAATCACTCTTGCGTAA
- a CDS encoding thiamine phosphate synthase, with protein sequence MISRLHYISQETPGKTHLQNIEEACKAGVDWVQLRLKNKSEEEVLDIATQAKAICKEHKAKLIINDYVAIAKKVKANGVHLGQGDMDPIEARKLLGDRPYIGGTANTWDQVEALAMAQVDYIGLGPFRDTTTKENLSPILGIKGISAILNHMIIEDVHIPIIAIGGIRVEDIFDLQLSGCHGIAIASLINSSENKTDTINDIKYCLPDGEF encoded by the coding sequence ATGATCAGTAGGTTACATTATATCTCCCAGGAGACTCCTGGCAAAACACACCTTCAAAATATAGAAGAGGCTTGTAAAGCAGGCGTAGACTGGGTTCAGCTCCGCTTGAAAAACAAGTCCGAAGAAGAAGTATTAGATATCGCCACACAAGCCAAAGCTATTTGCAAAGAACACAAGGCCAAGTTGATCATCAACGATTATGTAGCGATTGCCAAAAAGGTGAAAGCAAACGGAGTACATCTTGGACAAGGAGACATGGACCCAATAGAAGCACGAAAGCTACTTGGAGACAGACCCTACATCGGCGGGACAGCCAACACCTGGGATCAAGTCGAAGCGCTCGCTATGGCTCAAGTTGACTACATAGGTTTGGGACCTTTTCGTGACACCACGACCAAAGAAAATCTCAGTCCTATTTTGGGCATAAAGGGGATTTCAGCTATTCTTAATCACATGATCATTGAAGACGTACATATCCCTATCATTGCTATAGGAGGTATTCGTGTAGAGGATATTTTCGACTTGCAGCTCTCAGGGTGTCATGGCATAGCAATCGCCTCTCTGATCAACTCTTCTGAGAACAAAACAGACACAATTAACGACATTAAATACTGCTTACCTGATGGAGAATTTTAA
- the thiS gene encoding sulfur carrier protein ThiS, which yields MKIKLNNEELILQESNPALIPVLKKKNLYLDRGIAVAINDEILPKSNWEDYLIQENDNILIITATQGG from the coding sequence ATGAAAATCAAATTGAACAACGAGGAGCTCATTCTACAAGAAAGCAACCCTGCATTGATTCCTGTATTAAAGAAAAAAAATCTTTATCTTGATAGGGGAATAGCAGTAGCAATCAACGATGAGATACTACCCAAGTCCAACTGGGAAGACTACCTCATACAAGAAAATGACAATATTCTAATCATCACTGCCACGCAAGGCGGATAA
- a CDS encoding Txe/YoeB family addiction module toxin, with translation MAILKFSSHAWLDYNHWQKNDLRIKIEIDKLCLSIVETPYEGEGYPQPLAYDLQNIWCRRINMEHRLIYRIHKGWIEILQCRLHY, from the coding sequence ATGGCAATTCTGAAATTTTCGTCACATGCTTGGTTGGATTACAACCATTGGCAAAAGAATGATCTGCGCATCAAAATAGAGATAGATAAGCTGTGTCTATCCATCGTAGAGACTCCCTATGAGGGAGAAGGGTATCCACAACCGTTGGCCTATGATCTCCAAAATATCTGGTGCCGTCGCATCAATATGGAGCACCGACTCATCTACCGTATACACAAGGGCTGGATAGAGATATTGCAGTGTAGACTGCATTATTGA
- a CDS encoding response regulator, which translates to MPNQKKVYVIDDDPILQKIMKKMLFNYNPEIEVALFLHGEEAIRQLKADTVLPDLIFLDINMPIMDAWDFIEAYELLNIPKVVIYILSSSIDYRDIDRAKGIDLIKDYLVKPLRKERLIEICELELK; encoded by the coding sequence ATGCCAAATCAAAAAAAAGTATATGTGATCGATGATGATCCGATTCTTCAGAAAATCATGAAGAAGATGTTGTTCAATTATAACCCTGAGATTGAGGTAGCTTTGTTTTTGCACGGTGAGGAAGCCATCAGACAGTTGAAAGCAGATACGGTTCTTCCTGACTTGATTTTTTTGGATATCAACATGCCAATCATGGATGCTTGGGATTTTATTGAGGCTTATGAGCTACTGAACATTCCTAAGGTTGTGATTTATATATTGTCCTCTTCGATCGATTACCGAGACATAGATCGTGCAAAGGGCATTGATTTGATCAAAGATTATCTTGTAAAGCCCTTGAGAAAGGAACGGTTGATTGAAATCTGTGAATTAGAATTGAAGTAA
- a CDS encoding type II toxin-antitoxin system Phd/YefM family antitoxin: MEHTTYTKFRQNLKSYMDRVMGNRMPLLVTRAHGQDVVVLSKADYDSIHETFYLLKNPRNAQRIFESLVELEDGGGFEKRIEK; this comes from the coding sequence ATGGAGCATACTACCTATACGAAATTTCGTCAAAACCTAAAGTCTTATATGGATCGTGTCATGGGCAACCGCATGCCGTTGCTCGTGACTAGAGCACACGGACAAGATGTCGTCGTATTGTCCAAGGCTGACTATGATAGTATACATGAGACTTTTTATTTGCTCAAAAACCCTCGAAATGCCCAGCGTATCTTTGAGTCTTTGGTAGAGCTCGAAGACGGTGGAGGATTTGAGAAACGGATCGAGAAGTAG
- a CDS encoding heme-binding protein, with protein MELKQGIKAINTVIHACIRENKEAIVAVVDPHGELVTFARTDKAALSDIQVAINKGYTAARTQQDTQAFAQKLQANNPEHIRYYDDPRIVSWPGGIPVMDPDRQLIGAIGVSGLSDEDNHTLAQLAVQSLQPEPAQTDKKIQLYS; from the coding sequence ATGGAGCTCAAACAAGGCATCAAAGCAATCAACACCGTCATACATGCGTGCATTCGCGAAAACAAGGAAGCAATCGTAGCGGTCGTAGATCCTCACGGTGAATTGGTCACATTTGCCCGTACAGACAAGGCAGCTTTGAGTGATATACAAGTAGCCATCAACAAAGGCTATACTGCAGCACGTACCCAACAGGACACCCAGGCTTTCGCCCAAAAACTCCAAGCCAACAACCCTGAGCATATTCGCTACTATGATGATCCTCGCATCGTCTCATGGCCAGGAGGTATCCCTGTAATGGACCCAGACCGACAACTCATCGGTGCGATAGGCGTCAGTGGCTTAAGTGACGAGGACAATCACACTCTCGCGCAACTAGCTGTCCAATCTCTGCAGCCCGAACCAGCCCAAACAGACAAAAAAATCCAACTGTACTCCTAA
- a CDS encoding carbohydrate porin, translated as MNISCLRTVVCIGLLLLTSSCLWAQSSIQYQPFFETERLGFGFGSYGRIGVGWLPTIQSSDGRRLNLNNMGSIGGRMEEQDYMELGVAFHIKPDNFPKDSTQITVQIRSSLYSNNLEYFGNSSTGDAFSSLTLAFPEIFVEARDVLTKYLNVWVGSRLYRGPDVHMADYFYFNDHSGQGFGVEYKGTRMSMNFVSSTDTTASVPPYFYLNIKSGTPSLELRQRLVTVVEQDIPLSKESFITLIGEYHHMGDPSDKEINPGDSSALYSFPGEDGWVLGAKLQWNRIPGFSQGSFNHVALRYGHGIANGGDGGNSRTWNTFGAANLDTYSFANAYAWHFVDHFLLNMGDRMSVNGYGLFNKSKGAADTDGLADTYLGREVYNLKTEWALGVKVVNYITDQFHFQSELHHAERRDGDQPWYAMTKLSLVPTLAVTGNRSVWARPHLRLVYSVARYNNAARDAAYSPYLALSGPERWGQYIGVKAEWWTW; from the coding sequence ATGAATATATCCTGCCTACGAACTGTTGTATGTATCGGTCTACTGTTGTTGACGTCTTCGTGTCTCTGGGCACAATCTAGTATTCAGTACCAGCCGTTTTTTGAAACAGAACGTTTGGGCTTCGGTTTTGGAAGCTACGGCCGGATCGGTGTAGGGTGGCTGCCGACGATACAGTCTTCGGATGGTCGACGGCTGAATCTTAACAATATGGGTAGCATTGGAGGAAGGATGGAAGAGCAGGATTATATGGAGTTGGGGGTTGCCTTTCATATCAAGCCGGATAATTTTCCCAAGGATTCGACGCAAATCACCGTGCAAATCCGATCGTCTTTGTACTCCAATAATCTAGAGTATTTTGGTAATTCTAGTACAGGAGATGCGTTTAGTAGTTTGACTTTGGCATTTCCTGAGATCTTCGTCGAGGCGCGAGATGTCTTGACCAAGTACCTTAACGTGTGGGTGGGGTCTCGACTCTATCGTGGCCCGGACGTGCATATGGCTGATTACTTCTATTTCAATGACCACTCAGGTCAGGGCTTCGGTGTGGAGTACAAGGGGACACGGATGAGCATGAATTTTGTTTCCAGCACAGATACTACCGCTTCAGTACCTCCTTATTTTTATTTGAATATCAAATCCGGTACACCTAGTTTAGAACTCAGACAGCGTCTCGTGACTGTAGTGGAGCAAGACATTCCTTTGAGTAAGGAGAGTTTCATCACACTGATAGGAGAATACCATCACATGGGAGATCCTTCTGACAAGGAAATCAATCCCGGTGATTCGAGTGCTTTGTATTCATTTCCTGGAGAGGATGGGTGGGTGTTGGGGGCCAAACTGCAATGGAACCGTATCCCGGGATTCTCTCAGGGTTCTTTCAACCATGTTGCATTGCGTTATGGACATGGGATTGCCAATGGAGGAGATGGAGGCAATTCCCGCACTTGGAATACTTTTGGAGCAGCCAACTTAGATACTTATTCGTTTGCCAATGCATACGCGTGGCATTTTGTCGATCATTTCTTGCTCAACATGGGTGATCGAATGAGCGTCAATGGGTATGGCTTGTTCAACAAGAGCAAAGGGGCTGCCGATACCGATGGGCTAGCCGATACCTATCTAGGACGGGAGGTCTACAATCTCAAGACAGAATGGGCTTTAGGAGTAAAGGTCGTCAACTACATCACGGATCAATTTCATTTTCAAAGCGAGTTGCACCACGCTGAGCGACGCGATGGAGATCAGCCTTGGTATGCCATGACCAAATTGAGTTTGGTACCGACACTAGCGGTCACTGGCAATCGCTCCGTATGGGCCAGACCACATCTGCGATTGGTGTATTCGGTGGCGAGGTACAACAATGCTGCGCGTGATGCTGCCTACTCTCCATATTTGGCTCTGTCAGGACCTGAGCGATGGGGGCAGTATATAGGTGTCAAGGCTGAGTGGTGGACTTGGTAG